In Acinetobacter sp. C32I, one genomic interval encodes:
- a CDS encoding phage antirepressor KilAC domain-containing protein — protein MNAIVPSLHVQSMNHIEIAELVNKRSDNVKRTIETLVDKGVIRLPQIEDIDKINNLGLNIKVKTYIFTGEQGKRDSIIVVAQLCPEFTARLVDRWQELEAQVAKPIDPMKLLADPHALRNALLTYSEKVIELEQQVEVMQPTVEAFKRIAKADGSFCLRDTANNLQMRQSDLIKWLQLNGWIYKRLGNAAWHGYSDKLQAGYLEHKTEVITRPDGSEKITEQVRVTPKGLTKLSKLLGNHNA, from the coding sequence ATGAATGCGATTGTTCCATCATTACACGTACAATCCATGAATCATATTGAGATTGCTGAGCTTGTTAATAAGCGATCTGACAACGTGAAACGGACTATTGAAACTCTTGTTGATAAAGGTGTAATTCGGCTTCCTCAAATTGAGGATATCGATAAAATCAACAACTTAGGGTTAAATATTAAAGTTAAGACTTACATTTTCACAGGTGAACAAGGTAAACGAGACAGCATCATTGTCGTTGCTCAACTTTGCCCAGAGTTTACCGCTCGTTTAGTAGATCGTTGGCAGGAATTAGAAGCTCAAGTTGCTAAACCAATTGATCCAATGAAACTATTGGCAGATCCACATGCTTTACGAAATGCCTTGCTGACATATTCAGAAAAAGTGATTGAGCTTGAACAGCAAGTAGAGGTTATGCAGCCAACAGTTGAAGCCTTTAAGCGTATTGCTAAAGCGGATGGAAGCTTTTGCTTGCGTGACACAGCAAATAACTTACAAATGCGCCAAAGTGATCTAATCAAATGGCTCCAGTTAAATGGCTGGATTTACAAACGTCTGGGCAATGCCGCATGGCATGGTTATAGCGATAAGCTACAGGCAGGTTATCTGGAACATAAAACCGAAGTGATTACTCGTCCTGATGGCTCAGAAAAGATCACAGAGCAGGTGAGAGTGACACCAAAGGGATTAACCAAGCTTTCAAAGCTATTAGGAAATCACAATGCATAA
- a CDS encoding phospholipase D family protein gives MLGIGGCSLPPNQNHDRSNSLHTKTKWMNDPQADLNIEKGLTAFLALDDAFLSIASRIHLIRNAKHQLDLQYYIWNDDAIGNMMLHELLKAADRGVKVRLLIDDQNGIKLDKTLKALAQHPNFEIRIFNPYKFRHLRFIDYVFRLKQINHRMHNKLTIADHSIAVTGGRNISSEYFEASDQFQFSDMDILFYGKAVDHAEQVFDEFWSDKLSYSTEQLMGSGTLQQLESLRNTYKALDQVDTPTEDKLEAAQDYLKLRLQNYPIQWAKAHFVADHPNKALGQAKDQELLYAQVLKIMGKPEQHMELVSAYFVPTQQGTAYLNQLSKDGIKVRVLTNSLVANDVAVVHSFYSQYRKPLLQSGVQLYEFKPNIERKKRTWYEIATGSVIPVKGKNRSSLHAKFFDVDGKVFIGSFNFDPRSAHLNTEVGLVVESDHLQDQITAMLDQHLLQVAYQLKLDKDGNIVWYEHKENGEVVEHHHDPESTKFQRFTMHFVSYFPIEWMM, from the coding sequence ATGTTAGGAATTGGTGGCTGTTCTTTGCCACCCAATCAGAACCATGATCGGAGTAACTCCTTGCATACGAAAACAAAGTGGATGAATGATCCACAAGCCGATCTTAATATTGAAAAAGGTTTAACTGCATTTTTAGCATTGGATGATGCCTTTTTAAGTATTGCTTCCCGTATTCATTTAATTCGAAATGCCAAGCATCAACTGGATTTACAATATTATATTTGGAATGACGATGCGATCGGCAACATGATGCTGCATGAGTTGCTCAAAGCTGCTGATCGTGGGGTAAAAGTCCGTTTATTGATTGATGATCAGAATGGCATAAAACTAGATAAAACCTTAAAAGCCCTTGCCCAACATCCAAATTTTGAAATCCGTATTTTCAATCCTTATAAATTTAGACACTTACGCTTTATTGATTATGTTTTTAGACTGAAACAGATTAATCATCGTATGCACAATAAGCTTACCATTGCCGATCATTCAATTGCAGTGACAGGTGGCCGTAATATCAGTAGTGAATACTTTGAGGCCAGTGACCAGTTTCAGTTTAGCGACATGGACATTTTGTTCTACGGTAAAGCCGTCGATCACGCGGAACAGGTTTTCGATGAGTTCTGGTCAGATAAACTCAGCTATTCAACTGAGCAATTAATGGGTTCTGGTACGCTCCAACAACTGGAAAGTTTAAGAAATACTTATAAAGCCTTAGATCAGGTGGATACACCCACCGAAGATAAACTCGAAGCCGCTCAAGATTATTTAAAATTACGTCTACAAAACTATCCAATCCAATGGGCAAAAGCACATTTTGTCGCAGATCATCCGAATAAGGCCTTAGGACAAGCCAAAGATCAGGAACTTTTATATGCTCAAGTTCTGAAAATTATGGGTAAACCAGAACAACATATGGAGTTAGTTTCGGCTTATTTTGTTCCTACGCAACAAGGAACTGCTTACCTCAATCAACTCTCCAAAGATGGTATTAAAGTCCGCGTCCTAACCAATAGCTTGGTGGCGAATGATGTCGCCGTGGTGCATTCTTTTTATAGCCAATACCGTAAACCACTTTTACAAAGTGGCGTGCAACTGTATGAGTTTAAACCGAATATTGAACGTAAAAAACGGACTTGGTATGAAATTGCGACAGGCAGCGTGATTCCTGTAAAAGGCAAGAATCGCTCAAGTTTGCATGCCAAATTTTTTGATGTTGATGGAAAAGTTTTTATTGGTTCATTTAATTTTGACCCACGTTCTGCCCATTTAAATACAGAAGTTGGTTTAGTGGTGGAATCTGATCATTTACAAGACCAAATCACCGCCATGCTGGATCAGCATTTATTACAAGTGGCTTATCAGCTCAAATTAGATAAAGACGGTAACATTGTTTGGTATGAGCATAAAGAAAATGGTGAAGTGGTTGAACATCATCACGACCCTGAAAGTACCAAATTCCAGCGTTTTACCATGCACTTTGTGTCTTATTTTCCCATTGAATGGATGATGTAA
- a CDS encoding toxin-antitoxin system HicB family antitoxin: MKPKEFVYVKVRLEIDSHKQLKAKGESDERSMNYLINKAVKLLIIQEGVKT, from the coding sequence ATGAAACCTAAAGAATTCGTCTATGTGAAAGTCCGCTTGGAAATTGATTCTCACAAACAGCTTAAGGCTAAAGGTGAGTCTGACGAGCGATCTATGAATTATCTGATTAATAAAGCGGTCAAATTGTTGATCATTCAAGAAGGAGTTAAAACATGA
- a CDS encoding Arc family DNA-binding protein → MNEDDNKVVTMKVRVTPEFREKLVTTAKGNNRSMNAEIVDRLEKSFETNQSIYIGAFTDAGVKILSHVMTSLKESGLSDDQIKEIFNGFKLNKDE, encoded by the coding sequence ATGAATGAAGATGACAACAAAGTTGTGACCATGAAAGTACGTGTAACTCCTGAATTTAGAGAGAAACTTGTTACGACAGCAAAGGGAAATAACCGCTCCATGAATGCAGAAATTGTTGATAGACTGGAAAAAAGTTTTGAAACTAACCAATCTATTTATATTGGAGCTTTTACGGATGCAGGTGTAAAAATCCTTAGCCATGTCATGACATCGCTCAAAGAAAGTGGATTGAGCGACGATCAAATTAAAGAAATTTTTAATGGCTTTAAACTTAATAAAGATGAATGA
- a CDS encoding uracil-DNA glycosylase family protein, which yields MTDIEIETHPLQPFLPATAKLLMLGSFPPPQTRWKMDFYYPNYQNDMWRIFGLIFFNDKDHFLDLPNKNFKEQLIREFLTQIGVGIFDTAYQVKRLQGNASDKFLEIVTPTDLSKLLEQIPLCHTIMTTGDKATDTLMLHFPEQASKPMIGQSVQVNYADRELNLYRLPSSSRAYPLALEKKAEAYKQFFEQIGLV from the coding sequence ATGACTGATATAGAAATAGAAACGCATCCATTACAACCATTTTTACCTGCGACTGCAAAGCTGCTGATGTTGGGCAGTTTTCCACCGCCACAAACTCGCTGGAAGATGGATTTTTACTATCCGAACTATCAAAATGATATGTGGAGAATTTTTGGCCTGATCTTTTTTAATGATAAAGATCACTTTTTAGATTTGCCCAATAAAAACTTTAAAGAGCAACTGATCCGTGAGTTCTTGACTCAAATTGGTGTAGGAATCTTTGACACGGCCTATCAAGTGAAACGATTACAAGGTAATGCTTCTGATAAATTTTTAGAAATTGTCACGCCTACAGATTTATCCAAATTACTGGAACAAATTCCACTGTGCCATACCATCATGACCACAGGCGATAAAGCCACAGATACGCTGATGCTACACTTTCCAGAGCAAGCTAGTAAGCCTATGATTGGACAGTCGGTGCAGGTGAATTATGCTGATCGAGAGCTGAATTTATACCGATTACCATCATCATCGAGAGCCTATCCTTTAGCACTGGAAAAGAAAGCTGAAGCTTATAAGCAATTTTTTGAACAAATTGGCTTGGTATAA
- a CDS encoding class I SAM-dependent methyltransferase, whose amino-acid sequence MQDVASPIDLRNFADALEWQETANMKRPWRKDFFEYYANLIRQHISEQYQVLELGSGPGFLAQHLLSQLANIEYTAFDFSEVMHQLAQEKLNITERARATYIVGSFKAADWQNTFSQKYDLIIIHQALHELRHKCYATDFHKIVKTLLKPKGYYLVCDHLCAAHAMQNDQLYMTKQEHLDALEQASFTQIKIPLEIEGLCLFEMTLD is encoded by the coding sequence ATGCAGGATGTCGCAAGCCCAATTGATTTAAGAAATTTCGCTGATGCTTTGGAATGGCAAGAAACGGCGAATATGAAAAGGCCGTGGCGCAAAGACTTCTTTGAATATTATGCCAATCTCATTAGGCAGCATATTTCTGAACAATATCAGGTATTAGAACTTGGTTCTGGACCAGGTTTTTTAGCTCAACATTTGCTCTCGCAACTTGCTAATATTGAATATACTGCTTTTGATTTTTCAGAGGTGATGCATCAGCTGGCACAAGAAAAACTCAATATCACTGAAAGAGCACGGGCAACCTATATTGTTGGAAGCTTTAAAGCTGCTGATTGGCAGAATACATTCTCTCAGAAGTATGATTTGATTATTATCCATCAAGCATTACATGAGCTTCGACATAAATGCTATGCAACTGATTTCCATAAAATCGTAAAAACATTATTAAAACCCAAAGGCTATTATTTAGTCTGCGATCATTTGTGCGCAGCACATGCGATGCAAAATGATCAGCTTTATATGACCAAACAAGAGCATTTAGATGCACTTGAACAGGCATCTTTTACACAGATTAAGATACCGTTAGAGATAGAAGGGCTGTGTTTGTTTGAAATGACTTTGGATTAA